The Phaseolus vulgaris cultivar G19833 chromosome 10, P. vulgaris v2.0, whole genome shotgun sequence DNA window GCTGTGTACTTTCATTGGCTCAGCATGAAGTTGTTTAAGCATGCTTAGCATAACTTTGCCAAATTTTGAAGGCAGAAATACATGTATGCTGTTGGAGCAACAACCACCTATATCAATTTCTGTTTTATTAGATATTTCTGCAACTTGCACTCATCCCATCACCTAAAAAGAACATAAGAATTAAGATGTTAAATGGGACTGCATACCTGTCAAATACTATTCATGTTTGTTGTACATTTGAAGGTACTCAAGGCCTAAGGAAAGTTACGTACATCATTTAGTCATTCCAGCAGCATAACTTCTTTCGGAGGTTCATTTATGCCTAATTAATCTAAGAAGTTCGAACACATTTCCAATGACGTGTTCAAATGGCGTGTTCGTATCGGATACACATATCAAACAGAGACACGCGTATGATACATATTGgtcaattcaaaaaaatatttgttgggtCTCTGACAATTTTAAGAGGATTCTAATACAGATTTAAAAATGACAAATACagttattttctaaaaattcaaaattattgtttaagttttattttaattacagaAATTaggaacaaatcattttgaattaGGTATGAGAAACATTATTTCTCTTACAAAGAAAAAACTCAGTCATATTTATTCACATAATCTtgattgtcaatttatataattcataatgatataatatatagattcattTTGAAGATTAAACATTAAACATCATTAggttaattattttgaatttttgtaatGAGATTCACTATGTACCTTGTTAAAATCTTAAAGCGGTTGAACTATGAAAGCTGTCAATAACTCTTACATTGAAAGAAACGCACTATGCTTTTAATTGAAGATATCAAATTGTGTGTAAAATTAAAGAAACAACAACAGACTAAAATTATCAGTgtgtaaaataaaaagaaacaacAGACAGTAATGTCGTGAAGTTTATTCTCATTCAGTATGTCTATGATACGCACGATTGTTGGAAACTGGCTATTGGAAACAATTACATGATACCAATGTTGGCAATGATAATCCCTTTATTAAATGGCTTAACTCTTCTAATTCACATGACTGATGCACTTGAGTGTGTCAATTAACATGCAAAAGCACGGTGTAGGTGGATTTAAATATTGAATATGGAAACAAATATATAAAGGGTGCTTATGTATTGTCAAAGTTAAAGCCATTTTGTTCAGCAGAAGTGGAAAGTACTTTCTGGTTTAGTAACCTGTTTTTATCATATAAGGATGGAACCGTTTCATGTCCATGCTACAAAGCTGTCATTGATTTGTGATCCAATCAAACAAAGATAACAGGATCCTACAACTGTGAAAAACTCATGACAAATTTACCAATGAATGCTGTATGTCTGTAGCCTTTTTTGATGATTGACAAGGTTAACAACTTACAAattagagaaaaagaaaatatcttAACAATGTCAAATGATGATTGCCTCAAAGCAAGAAGCTAAAAGTTGTGAGAGTTACTATTTCTATATAGTGCAATCATAATTGAGTTCCTAGCTAGAATAATCTGTGCTTTATGCTTTCGGTGGTCATGCTTTAGACAACTCAAATGGCAGCCTTGTCTCAATTGCAAATGACATCTGAGTAAAAGGCTACCGTCCTCCTTTCACAGTTCTGTACGCTTAATAGCTCAACATCAAAAACTTCAAACTGTTTTGCGCTGAAAAAGGTTGAAGGTCCTACCTGCAGAACACAAAACATCACTCATTCTACTCGAGAGAATACTTACTTTGAAATTGTGCTTCTGAGAGAAGTTCAGTGCAGGTGCAAGAACTGTAAATTAGACAGTCTTAGTAAATCGATGAGTTATTGTTAAAAAAGTGCTCAGGAATCTGATTGAAATCTATACTTCACTCCAATTTGGACTTAATATTGAAATGAAAATTTTTATGCAGAGAAATAGGGAGGGGGGAAAGTAGAGGTTCAATCTTCCAAGTAATAGTCTCcaacatattaatatttttgttttatttttagcgAATTCAACATATTATTGAACCATGGTTGATTTGCTCCATCACCGAGGGGCATTGCCCAGACAACAATGCTTGTCACAAATTCTGCTTAAGTGTTCCCTATCCTGGTGGTGGTTCCTGTATTTCAAACAAATGTTGCTGCAAACCATAGAACAActccatttttcttcttctttcttctccattAATAACACACATAAACATATTATTGAATCTCATGATAACAGTTTAGATTAGTTATCGCAAAAAGAGTAAGTTGGATCCAAGTAATAGACTACTTCACTATTCTGACAAAATTTCTTCTGCATTTGGTGGTGTCTAAGATCAAAATTTACCCACTTAAAAGAAAGGATCATGACTAATCATAACAAGCTGCTCTCATGGTTGGGGGTAAGGAGTGTGCATAAATTAAGCATTCTGATCCCAACATTGTGTCAGCCATTATTGAAAGATAATCTAAAATCCATTCAGGAAATGTATACACATTTATCAATTACTTGCTAATACAATGACATTAGGCATAAAATAAAGGAAACAGTAACTATTGACAGAAAATAgacaatataataattttcaatataaCTCTGTATGGAACTAGGTATGCTGTTTTCTTGACCAGAGATCCAACGAAACTGTATATATTCAAACTCCCAAAGACTATTCCTTCATTTTTTATCAACACATCTATTTTGTCCTAACTAGATCCTATCATGTCTCAAAGTTGAATTAGAGGCCTTCATTGTTGAAAATTGTCAATACATGACAATTTTGTGAGTAAAATGCAACAATAATTTCTTCGACCTTAGAATGGATGAAGTTCTATGCAGTCAATATCATAtaatatggaaaaaaaaaaccaaaatcagTTAAGAAAggtgataaaagaaaaatgagatATTTTGGAACTCACTGGTGGTCCAAGTTCAGGGGGGATGATGATTCTTCTCTTCCCACCTGGTCTCATGTCTCTAATTCCTTCCTCAAATCCTACATTAGAAAATGTACTTTTCTCACTTCCTTCTGCACTAATTTCCTCCCCTTTTGGGTTCTTTAAGGGAGAGACAGAAATCAAGCAAAGGATGAATACTTTTTTCATAAAGTTGCAAGGAAATTGACGGTACTTAGTCTAAAAATTTAACCTGGAACTAATGCCTTGGTACCCATGCGGATTTTGGCAGGAGTACCCTGCATGTAAGAGCTGTCGATTCGACGACCAGATTCATTATAACCAACATAGTGAAAAGTGACCTGCAAGGCATGATTTACAAGCAAATTAGCGAAAATAATTTGTGCATACAAATCATGCTTCAAAATTTAGTGCCTACTCCTAGTGCCTAAAAGTTCCAGTTTTGCAGCTGAAAATGACATTTTTTAGATTGCTTCCCACTTTCAACCAATCACCATCTCACCTAACAATAGTCTAATCCTTGACAGATGATAAAACAATGTTAAAAAAGGGTAAAATTTTGCATTGACTAGGAGTTTATTTTGTTATACACTAAAATTAAGAAAGCTTAGTAACACAGAAATCACATATGGTCTTATTAATTTCACTAAGAAGAACCCAGCAATGCAGATTCACAAAATTTCTTGCAAAAATTCTTGAAGGAAGTAAAATGCTGTTGCCGTAATATTTTGGCTGACTTACTAAGCAAATTCCTCGAAATACATAACTTTGACATCATTAGTTTACACAAAACCAAACTTAAATATCAATTTCCAAATTTTCCCATCTCAACAAACTAAAGATATTCCTCAAAACAACACCGCGTTGCTACTACCATTTGATGGGAATGAACTGGAATCAGCCATGGTGGTTTTACTGTTTTAGGATCGAACCTAATGCTCTAGATAGCATGTAAGTAGGAAGGGAATAAAACTTTGTTCTAATTCTCACGTTAATGAATTAcatcatataaataaaaaaggaataaaaaaaccTATTTCTACAATAACAAAGTATCAGCAATTGATTTGATCCTGATATATCCTCCCCTTAACTGTAGGGATGTTATTTCCTATCATAATCTGAATTTAACACCAGAATTTCAACCTTTCTAATTTACTGataaatattcatttaaaaagaaaaaaaaaaaaaagcagtagattggaaagaaaagaaaaaaacctGCTGACCATCCTTTGGGCAATCACCTTCACCAACTACAAAATCCCGGTATATGAGCCCTGAGTCACTCTTTACATAGTTCTCTGAAGATACTATTTTAACTTGGAAACCTGaaatatataacaataaatCAGACCATCATATCCAAAAAACCATCCAAGAGGTTCAAAACAAATGAATTTCACACTAGGCTCCTAAATTTAACTCACTGAACTTCAGTAGACAGCACAATTGAAACACTAACCAGCGGCCAGTGTAAAAAGTACTAGAACTTGTTTAACTAAACTTAGAAAGTAAcataataacaacaacaatatcCCGTAAAATGAAGTCAGTTACGTGGATCATAGACGTCATTGGACTTAGTTAAGAACCAAATTCTTAAAGATATTATTCACTGGGTAGTCTCTCTGAACAACGTTTGCCTTGTGTGAACAAGTTTTACAGAAAGTAAGACAATCATGTGCCAAAAACTAAGCTCAGAAACCATGGTCCGATTTACAGAATATACCATGGAAAGTAAGACAATCATGTGTCAAAAACAAATGTAAGCTCAGAAACCATGGTCAGATTTGCAGCATATACCATAGAAAGTAACATAATCATGTGCAAGAAACAAATGTAAGCCAGACATTATGGAACGGAAACTGGAAAGCATATATAGCTAGCTAAATTATAAGTAGATCTTTaaattgataaaagaaaaaataatgatcACCTTCTCTAATAAAATTTGGGAATTCCTCTGGCGCATTGTTTTCTTTCTGTATCCGCCGATTTTGTTGTAGCAACCGATTTTCGTCGTAAGGATTCTTACCCTTTGTCTTCCCATAAGAAGACAAAGTTGGAAAAAAACCAGTTGAGACCAAGACAGAAAGGAAGAGTGTTCTCCTCAATGGCTTTTCAGAATGCAACATGCAACTATCCTGCACTCTATCCTCACAGACAAAACACAACACACCAAATCACAATCCATTACCGAAATTTCACAAAAGAATATCAGTCCACATGCCACTCTCTTACAGGTAATAATCCTTTGAATTTTGGTTTGTGCATCCATGAGTTAATTGCTTCCTTTGAGAAAATATAGTTCCTTGTACAGCACAAGGGAAGTTCACTGCCCAAAACAGTAAAACCCTTTTAGTACCTGCAAAAACTTCCATTCCCTAATTTGTTGCCTAATCATGTAAACCCTAAAGCAGCATTGCCAGCTCCAAAATTGTTCAAAGAACTACtattaacattaaatttcacTTTCTCTTACACCATCACAAAACTGGGATGTGAAATTCCAACAAGAACTAGAAGATTCTACCATCATATGAGAAAAGTAAAACTGGGAAGGGAAAAGGAAAGTGGCATCAAACCCCAGCATCACATTACACCCAAATGCTAAAGATTTGGACAGGCACAATATACTAACTTTAACATCAAAAGAAGCATAATACCAATATAGTTCACAGAACACTGAACATAAACATAGAGATATATTTAAGGTGGAATTGGGACTTTGATGCAAAGGGTGTCTCAGAAAGACTTACAACGAAAAGACGACAACATAGCCTCTGAGAGTAGAAGCAAGCACAACACCTGTTTCCTGTTGCTTCTACGTTATCTACTCTGTTTGCTGCTtaagcaaataaacaaaaattggATCATTTTTTACTTTACACAATcacttttgttaaatttttaagaCTTTATtcaacataaattattttactatCAATTGTTTAattctattaatattttttttaaaaaaaaaatctattgcTAGATTCGATTTTAAACATAAGGATTACCAGCGATAATAGTAGAAaattaatagattaaaaaacataatttctcttaatctttttttaacaaatctaaacacaaataattaagataataaTATGTAACTAAAACTCAACTGCTAGATAAAAATACTAATTTGCATTTAAAATGTCaagataattttagaatttaatttttattccaTGTAATctcattataaattattatttctatgacttttgaaataattattataaaacttaTATATAAAGATATATCAAATGTTATaccataataattttatatataaaagtaatttttgttaattaaattattaaattataatttgatattatcataattatttatgtcaaattttattaaaattgaataatttagtatagtttgaatatatattatatcaattttaatttttatatatgtattaaaaTAAGTTCATATGAACATAAAggttttatatataatttatgtgATATAAATTTTCAATACAATTATAAGTTTaacatattataatttaattaaatatattaaattgtgtaaaaaaaaatttatcacatgaaaaaaaatattattaaaaaaaaatacaaaaataagagAGGATTAGGTCAAAgttcatatgttaacaaaaaccatacatactaaattatatatattcataaaaaattctaaaaataccaataaaattattatctatcaataaatcataaattagccaacttatcagcacacacattcccttcacgaaaaatatgagtaaccctaaacctgattttcctactgtaattaagacaagtattccatcgattcttcaaggaacatttgtcctagcagcagcacaaaccaaaacagaattataTTCCAACCAGAAcaatctgaacttcaagaaatgtAGAGAAAGTTCCAATAAATTCtctcatactcccacgaaaaatacttCCACAAGTAGCAAAACCAAAATATCCCTAGTAGCTCATCAGTGTAAATTTTAACTCAACCTGATAAAGGAAACTTCCTCGAAGAACTTTACCAATAagaattattcataaaaaaaaaacttgatcaagttgaaattcaaaatatcattttttataaaagttttagaCATACCCACCaaacaagttaaatctttaataaccaaaatagccgaagaaacatcaatcttatttttaaaacaaacaaaattccTCATATGCCATATTATGAGAAAAAGTTATCACGTaatatttatttcatgttgACTTAATTCATGCTAGTctaatttgattatatatatatatatatataacattgtTTATGATTGTATCACAGTTTAAAATCATTTTAcacatgttatattttttttctcatagtTAATTGATACATTTTTATTGTTTCCATTAATATTTCTTTGtctcttcaattttattttattttaatttttaataagcAAGCATTGTTTTTGAGGAAGAACATAGGACCCACCTGACGAGGTAAGGTTCTTCCACCCTCGGCTTGTCTCTGAAGAGGAAAGGAAGAAAATTGAAAATGGCAGATGCAGAAGGGTTCGTTGAAGCAGATAATGCAGAGGCCATTATTACCAGAATTGAACACAAATCCCGCAAGATCGAAACTTTACTCAAACAGTACCAACCCCTCTACTCCTTTTCTCCTCTCATCACTGCATCCATCAATTAactgtttctgttttttgtttacAATTATATCGTCTGTGGTTTGTGATGCAATTTCAGGTATAAACCTGTAGAAGCCCTTAAAACTGCCCTTGAAGGCACATATGCCATCATTGGGGATGAACGTTGCAAGGTTTCTCCCTCAGCCCCactattttgttttgtattttttttcttacatcttttttcaaaagaaatatttatactTAACTGTTATTTTGACAGTGTTTGCGTTTGCATTTTATTTGGATCATTGTGGAACTGAAGCAGTGTTTATTTAGTTGGGAAAATTACCCTGATAGTCATGATTTCTTCGAAATTCACATAAAATTCCTGGCTTTTTAATGTAGCCCCTTTTAGGATCACAGTGTAATTCCTCTCATGGATAACAGAACTGTCATTGTAATTTATTTCAAACAATTAAGGAGAGATACTGTAGAAAAGCAAAAGTAAGCTCATGTGAATTTCAAAGAAATCATGGGAAGTGTCGGTGTAATTTGTTCTTGTTATTATCATCATTAATAAGCTATTTTCAGCTAGCAACAATGTGTAGTTTCTGCCCCCTATTGTTGCTTTGGAGATCTTGTGCAATTCAATTgatgttttctattttcttgAAACCATACCATATCTTTCATGTATTTTGgatttctttttatgttttcCTTTTTACATTTTAGAGTTTGGTGATTAAATATTTGTGAATACCTTTTATTTTGATTGCTGAGTAACAAAAACAGTGTTCCCCCCTCCTCCTTTATGTCCAAGTTCAACCTGGAAAGACTACTCTTTTTATTACATGCACAATTGTAATGGAACTTTTGTAATATGTTTAAACTTGAAATCGCGGCATATTTTATTATGCCtttgtcttttcttttcttttctttcccaGTCAGCACATTGGATTGCGGTGCATAGAGCTATAATGGCTATAAAAGATGTGGATGGGATGCTTTCTTCATTGGATCCTGAGTACTATGATATCCTAATGAAGTGAGTGGTGAAGTATATCTTACTTGaattcatttttactttttagttCTAATTTGGCTAGCTTGTCATTCTTTCAGTACAAAATTCTTGCATGATATGTGTTGTACCAGAACAGTTTGGCCTGTTGTGTGTGAATCGATATGCTCTTTCAGTATTTTTTGTAGAACTTTCCTTGTGTGTTGGTGAATTCTAGAATTTCTGTATGTATTCCTTGGTCATTTCATAGAATGATAACTAGCTCACCCTTTTCATATCCCTTTCATTTCTGCCCTTCATCATTTTCCCCCTTCTCATATTTCAGTTATAGTTGATACATTAACTCATAATAACTAAGTTACAGGATCTTAGCTGGACTCTCTGCACACAATTCTTTAAGAAAATTATCTTATAATAACTTGTAGTAAGATGCTTTAAATCTCTCATTAGTTCTCAGGTGCTTGTTATATGTTTATAATAACTTTCGAAAGATCAATTTGATGAATGACTTTGGTGTACCTCTGCTATCATGTTCCTCTATTTTCTTTCTCTGGCTGTCAGATCTCTTACAAACCCTGTGTGTAGTGAGACAATAGTTAGGCCTCAAGATCCTGGACACAAACTTTCAAATCTATTTACACTTTAATTAATAAATccaatataaatttgaatttaagaCTCTGTACTCTATGCCAAATGTGTATTTGAATCTCTCAATCTGTGTTAATGTTATTCCAAATTTATCAGACTCCAATCTGTGCTTCGCTGTATATATTAATACAACCACAGATTAGAGGAGATTTTTACTATAAAATTCTTTTTCGTTGGTTATGCATGAGGTCTATGTTAAAAGTCACAATTTTAGGATCCTCATTGATAATTTTGTCAACGTCAAGTATCTGCTCAGGATCAACAGGATTATTGTATCCATTCAACATCACTCTCACTCGTGAATAGTTTTTTGTCAACCCTCATT harbors:
- the LOC137818283 gene encoding actin-related protein 2/3 complex subunit 5A-like yields the protein MADAEGFVEADNAEAIITRIEHKSRKIETLLKQYKPVEALKTALEGTYAIIGDERCKSAHWIAVHRAIMAIKDVDGMLSSLDPEYYDILMKYLYRGLATGDRPTCDQCLRIHEKLTEKAGLGCILRFLTDTVNTV
- the LOC137818281 gene encoding peptidyl-prolyl cis-trans isomerase FKBP20-2, chloroplastic; its protein translation is MLSSFRLNFPCAVQGTIFSQRKQLTHGCTNQNSKDYYLVQDSCMLHSEKPLRRTLFLSVLVSTGFFPTLSSYGKTKGKNPYDENRLLQQNRRIQKENNAPEEFPNFIREGFQVKIVSSENYVKSDSGLIYRDFVVGEGDCPKDGQQVTFHYVGYNESGRRIDSSYMQGTPAKIRMGTKALVPGFEEGIRDMRPGGKRRIIIPPELGPPVGPSTFFSAKQFEVFDVELLSVQNCERRTVAFYSDVICN